In Paenibacillus phoenicis, one genomic interval encodes:
- a CDS encoding ABC transporter substrate-binding protein, giving the protein MKKWMSISLSILMLSFLLAACGGGNNSASSTAENGSGTTNAAQGSGNSTDSGEPVTIKFMHFKSDFTDQINQIVEQFESQNPNIKVEVQPVKYDDYYTLLKTKLAGGDIIDVFTLNAGFNTQLFADGGYLMDLTGQPFLSNFDENVVKGQATDGKNYIMPLNANPIAVFYNKKIFRDLGLEVPRTWDAMIAAAEKIKAAGKTPFALGWKDAWTLTMWDTRDMPSNSALIGQPDFFEKIETGEAKFADNPAVKTTMEHALKLYELGNKDQLGVDYNGAVDLFAKGDVGMMYMGTWPLPDIEKKNPELYNNDLGYFPYPFSNDENANKLDFNADASLAIGSKTKHKEAALKFLEFMSSKEGGDAWVENIKSLSYVKGTSTDIAPALKDLQPYFDNGQTYDSQLYLAKTTIDWRSQFDQNLQKLFFNKTTMDQILADMDDWVSKNHK; this is encoded by the coding sequence TTGAAAAAGTGGATGTCGATCAGTCTCAGCATATTGATGTTAAGTTTTTTGCTCGCGGCTTGCGGCGGAGGGAATAACTCGGCTTCATCAACCGCGGAGAACGGCAGCGGAACTACGAACGCCGCTCAAGGTTCCGGCAACTCGACAGATTCCGGTGAGCCGGTGACGATCAAATTTATGCACTTCAAGAGCGATTTCACCGATCAGATTAACCAAATCGTGGAACAGTTTGAAAGTCAAAACCCAAATATCAAAGTCGAAGTGCAACCGGTAAAATACGATGACTACTATACTTTGCTGAAAACGAAGCTGGCAGGCGGGGACATCATCGACGTGTTTACCCTGAACGCCGGATTCAACACCCAGTTGTTTGCCGACGGCGGTTACTTGATGGATTTAACCGGTCAACCGTTCCTAAGCAACTTCGACGAGAATGTGGTGAAAGGCCAAGCGACGGACGGGAAAAATTACATCATGCCGCTGAACGCCAACCCGATCGCCGTGTTCTACAATAAAAAGATTTTCCGCGACCTCGGTCTTGAGGTACCCAGAACTTGGGATGCGATGATCGCCGCTGCGGAGAAAATCAAAGCTGCGGGCAAAACGCCGTTCGCTTTGGGGTGGAAGGATGCTTGGACGCTAACAATGTGGGATACCCGCGACATGCCAAGCAATTCGGCGCTGATCGGCCAACCGGACTTCTTCGAGAAGATCGAAACCGGCGAAGCCAAATTCGCCGATAATCCGGCTGTAAAAACGACGATGGAGCACGCGCTCAAGCTGTATGAGCTGGGCAACAAGGACCAGCTTGGCGTCGACTACAACGGGGCCGTGGATCTTTTTGCCAAAGGGGATGTCGGCATGATGTATATGGGTACTTGGCCGCTGCCGGACATCGAGAAGAAGAATCCGGAGCTGTACAACAATGACCTCGGCTACTTCCCGTACCCGTTCAGCAATGATGAGAATGCCAACAAGCTGGATTTCAACGCGGATGCTTCGCTGGCGATCGGCAGTAAGACGAAACATAAGGAAGCCGCTTTAAAATTCCTGGAGTTCATGAGCAGCAAGGAAGGCGGGGACGCCTGGGTGGAGAACATCAAATCGCTTAGCTACGTGAAGGGTACGTCGACGGATATCGCGCCGGCATTAAAAGACCTGCAACCGTACTTCGATAACGGTCAAACCTACGACTCCCAGCTCTATTTGGCAAAAACGACGATCGACTGGCGCTCCCAGTTCGACCAAAATCTGCAGAAATTGTTCTTTAACAAAACGACGATGGATCAAATCTTAGCCGATATGGACGATTGGGTTAGCAAAAACCACAAATAG
- a CDS encoding carbohydrate ABC transporter permease, whose translation MGTLKRMAKNEMWYVLFMLPGIALFVLAVVIPLVMGARYSFTNWDGVSDSFASVGFENYVQAFGDPSFWDALWNTFKYAIILTILVNILSLLLALVLDTFLPLRNLFRTVFFLPSVISIVLAGFVWSYNYSTGIPNLLSHLGLEVSSPLGNPDYALFGLILIALWQGVGSPMIIYIAGLQGIPGELFESARIDGAGTWKTFRHITLPLLAPSVTINLLLVLTGSLKVFDLVYVTTNGGPGFATEVMSTYIYRTSFASFKGGYGMALSMMFFLILVLVTVVQMSISRRREVEL comes from the coding sequence ATGGGAACTTTAAAACGCATGGCAAAAAATGAAATGTGGTACGTCTTGTTTATGCTGCCGGGGATCGCGCTGTTCGTGCTGGCGGTCGTGATTCCGCTGGTGATGGGTGCCCGGTATTCGTTCACGAATTGGGACGGGGTATCCGATTCCTTTGCTTCCGTAGGCTTTGAGAATTACGTGCAAGCGTTTGGCGATCCAAGCTTTTGGGATGCGCTGTGGAACACGTTTAAATATGCGATCATCCTAACGATTCTAGTAAACATCCTATCCCTGCTGTTAGCGTTGGTGCTGGATACCTTCCTGCCATTGCGCAACCTGTTTCGGACGGTCTTTTTCCTGCCAAGCGTCATCTCGATCGTGCTGGCGGGCTTCGTTTGGAGCTATAACTACAGCACGGGAATTCCGAACCTGCTCAGTCATCTGGGTCTGGAGGTGTCCAGTCCGCTGGGCAATCCGGATTACGCCCTGTTTGGCTTGATCCTGATCGCTTTGTGGCAGGGCGTCGGCTCTCCCATGATTATTTACATCGCCGGCCTGCAGGGCATACCGGGGGAACTGTTCGAAAGCGCCCGCATCGATGGAGCGGGAACCTGGAAAACGTTCCGGCATATCACACTGCCCTTGCTGGCGCCTTCCGTGACGATCAACCTGCTGCTGGTGCTCACCGGCTCGCTGAAAGTGTTTGACCTCGTTTACGTCACGACAAACGGAGGTCCCGGTTTTGCGACGGAAGTGATGTCCACTTACATCTACCGGACGTCGTTCGCCTCATTTAAGGGGGGATATGGAATGGCGCTGTCGATGATGTTTTTCCTGATACTCGTCCTCGTGACGGTCGTGCAGATGTCCATTTCCAGAAGACGGGAGGTCGAGCTGTAA